From a single Microbacterium murale genomic region:
- a CDS encoding malate:quinone oxidoreductase, giving the protein MTESVDVVLIGGGIMSATLGTLLHELQPDWKIVAFERLSDVAQESSNPWNNAGTGHAALCELNYMPKNDGGPLDPAKAVSINEQFQQSRQFWSSLVAKGVLDEPSTFINATPHMTFVRGEKDVAYLKARYEVLKKQPLFEGIEYSEDSRVINQWAPLLMQKRRKGEPFAATRVPAGTDVDFGALTHQLFDHLAGSGVELRTNHEVRKLKKQKDGSWQVSYRNALGHTPGELNAKFVFVGAGGWALKLLQRSGIPEIKGYGVFPIGGQFLKTTNPAIVSQHKAKVYSQASVGAPPMSVPHLDTRVVDGEASLLFGPFATFSPKFLKNGSMLDIVSQVRTHNLWPMLRVAFANPDLITYLVGELLKNHRKKVDGLRVFMPTAKDEDWSLIDAGQRAQVMKKDAEKGGVLQFGTEVVSAADGSIAGLLGASPGASTAVPIMLSLLQKCFPGQYAGWEPALRELIPTYGEKLNENEAAADASMTATAAALGISR; this is encoded by the coding sequence GTGACTGAATCCGTCGACGTCGTCCTCATCGGTGGTGGCATCATGAGCGCCACACTGGGCACCCTTCTGCACGAACTGCAGCCTGATTGGAAGATCGTCGCGTTCGAGCGACTCTCCGATGTGGCACAGGAGAGCTCCAACCCGTGGAACAACGCGGGCACCGGCCATGCCGCGCTCTGCGAGCTGAACTACATGCCGAAGAACGACGGCGGACCGCTGGACCCCGCCAAGGCGGTCTCCATCAACGAGCAGTTCCAGCAGAGCCGTCAGTTCTGGTCGTCGCTGGTCGCCAAGGGCGTGCTCGACGAGCCCTCGACGTTCATCAACGCCACCCCGCACATGACGTTCGTACGCGGCGAGAAGGATGTCGCGTACCTCAAGGCGCGCTACGAGGTGCTCAAGAAGCAGCCGCTGTTCGAGGGCATCGAGTACAGCGAAGACTCCCGCGTCATCAACCAGTGGGCGCCGTTGCTCATGCAGAAGCGCCGCAAGGGCGAGCCGTTCGCCGCGACCAGGGTTCCGGCCGGCACCGACGTCGACTTCGGCGCGCTGACGCACCAGCTCTTCGACCACCTCGCAGGCAGCGGGGTCGAACTGCGCACGAACCACGAGGTGCGAAAGCTCAAGAAGCAGAAGGACGGCAGCTGGCAGGTCTCGTACCGCAATGCTCTGGGGCACACGCCCGGCGAGCTCAACGCGAAGTTCGTCTTCGTCGGTGCCGGCGGCTGGGCTTTGAAGCTGCTGCAGCGATCCGGCATCCCCGAGATCAAGGGCTACGGCGTCTTCCCGATCGGCGGGCAGTTTCTCAAGACCACGAACCCCGCCATCGTCTCCCAGCACAAGGCCAAGGTCTACTCGCAGGCATCCGTCGGCGCACCGCCGATGTCGGTGCCGCACCTGGACACCCGCGTCGTCGACGGCGAGGCGTCGCTGCTGTTCGGCCCGTTCGCGACGTTCAGCCCCAAGTTCCTCAAGAACGGCTCGATGCTCGACATCGTCAGCCAGGTGCGCACGCACAATCTGTGGCCGATGCTGCGCGTGGCGTTCGCGAACCCCGACCTGATCACGTACCTGGTCGGTGAGCTGCTCAAGAACCATCGCAAGAAGGTCGACGGCCTTCGTGTCTTCATGCCGACGGCGAAGGACGAGGACTGGTCGCTCATCGACGCCGGTCAGCGCGCTCAGGTCATGAAGAAGGACGCGGAGAAGGGCGGCGTGCTGCAGTTCGGCACCGAGGTCGTCTCGGCCGCTGACGGTTCGATCGCCGGGCTCCTCGGTGCATCGCCTGGCGCCTCGACTGCCGTGCCGATCATGCTCAGCCTGCTGCAGAAGTGCTTCCCCGGCCAGTACGCCGGCTGGGAGCCCGCGTTGCGCGAGCTGATCCCGACGTACGGCGAGAAGCTGAACGAGAACGAAGCGGCAGCAGACGCGTCCATGACGGCGACGGCGGCCGCGCTCGGCATCTCGAGGTAG
- a CDS encoding aspartate-semialdehyde dehydrogenase, giving the protein MTRISDSGHSVAIVGATGQVGTVMRDILAERSFPIRELRLFSSARSAGTSIEFAGVDVVVEDVETADPAGIEIALFSAGATASRAYAERFAAAGAVVIDNSSAWRNDPDVPLVVSEVNPHAIDERPRGIIANPNCTTMAVMPVLKPLATEAGLERLIVSTYQAVSGSGLAGAQELLGQVEAAVEQGDVLRLVHDGSAIDFPAPEKYVAPIAFDVIPLAGSIVDDGFNETDEEKKLRNESRKILELPDLRVAGTCVRVPVFTGHSLSIHAEFTRDITPERAAEVLAAAPGVVLEEVPTPLKAAGNDPSYVGRIRADQSAPENKGLVLFVSNDNLRKGAALNAVQIAELVAARLAVAA; this is encoded by the coding sequence ATGACCCGCATCTCCGACTCAGGACACTCCGTCGCCATCGTCGGCGCCACCGGCCAGGTGGGCACCGTGATGCGCGACATTCTCGCGGAGCGGTCGTTCCCGATCCGTGAGCTGCGTCTGTTCTCTTCGGCGCGTTCAGCCGGCACGTCTATCGAGTTCGCCGGTGTGGACGTGGTCGTGGAGGATGTCGAGACCGCTGACCCCGCCGGCATCGAGATCGCACTGTTCTCCGCCGGTGCAACGGCCAGCCGTGCGTACGCCGAACGCTTCGCTGCCGCCGGTGCCGTCGTGATCGACAACTCGAGCGCCTGGCGCAACGACCCCGACGTACCGCTCGTGGTCAGCGAAGTCAACCCGCACGCGATCGATGAGCGCCCGCGGGGCATCATCGCCAACCCGAACTGCACCACCATGGCCGTGATGCCCGTGCTCAAGCCGCTGGCCACCGAGGCCGGGCTCGAGCGGCTCATCGTCAGCACGTACCAGGCGGTCTCCGGTTCCGGTCTCGCCGGTGCGCAGGAGCTGCTCGGACAGGTCGAGGCCGCAGTCGAGCAGGGCGACGTGCTGCGACTCGTGCACGACGGATCGGCCATCGACTTCCCGGCGCCGGAGAAGTACGTCGCGCCCATCGCGTTCGACGTCATCCCGCTGGCCGGATCCATCGTCGACGACGGATTCAACGAGACCGATGAAGAGAAGAAGCTCCGCAACGAGAGCCGCAAGATCCTCGAGCTTCCCGACCTTCGTGTCGCGGGAACCTGCGTGCGCGTTCCGGTGTTCACCGGACACTCCCTCTCGATCCACGCGGAGTTCACGCGCGACATCACACCGGAGCGCGCGGCCGAGGTGCTCGCCGCAGCACCTGGCGTCGTGCTCGAGGAGGTTCCTACGCCGCTGAAGGCCGCCGGCAACGACCCGAGCTACGTCGGTCGCATCCGCGCCGACCAGTCCGCGCCGGAGAACAAGGGGCTCGTGCTCTTCGTCAGCAACGACAATCTCCGGAAGGGTGCGGCACTGAACGCCGTGCAGATCGCCGAACTGGTCGCGGCGCGACTGGCCGTCGCCGCCTGA
- a CDS encoding FadR/GntR family transcriptional regulator, translating to MTPADSVRGVAHVCVVRPHEVRCGQTTGGAMTERAWKVVLERIERDLLDGRLGPGDRLPSERDLASDLGVGRSSVREALRVLEVMGLIRTATGSGPQSGAIVIATPSGGLSALLRLQVAAQGFALRDVVRTRLVLEDAVVTALASDEMRDTSAAHRMLDAMDADGLATSEFLALDAQLHLALAESSGNTVIAAMMAGLRTSIESYVLAGSAAIDDWDAMASRLRHEHRALIAAIDSGDADAARTLVHDHITGYYTAAGLTPTHPTH from the coding sequence ATGACCCCGGCGGATTCCGTGCGCGGCGTCGCGCATGTTTGTGTGGTCCGACCACACGAGGTACGCTGTGGTCAGACCACAGGAGGTGCAATGACGGAGCGAGCATGGAAGGTCGTGCTCGAGCGGATCGAACGCGATCTGCTCGACGGGCGCCTCGGCCCCGGCGACCGGCTTCCTTCGGAACGAGACCTGGCGTCCGACCTCGGCGTCGGCCGCTCCAGCGTCCGCGAGGCCTTGCGTGTTCTCGAGGTCATGGGGCTGATCCGCACGGCGACCGGCTCAGGGCCTCAGTCCGGTGCGATCGTCATCGCCACGCCCTCTGGGGGCCTCTCGGCACTGCTGCGCCTTCAGGTGGCCGCACAGGGCTTCGCGCTGCGTGATGTCGTGCGCACTCGCCTCGTCCTCGAGGACGCCGTCGTGACCGCCCTCGCATCGGACGAAATGCGCGACACGAGCGCGGCGCACAGAATGCTCGATGCGATGGATGCCGACGGACTCGCCACCAGCGAGTTCCTCGCGCTGGACGCGCAGCTGCACCTGGCGCTCGCCGAATCCAGCGGCAACACCGTGATCGCCGCGATGATGGCGGGCCTGCGAACCTCCATCGAATCGTACGTGCTCGCCGGATCGGCGGCGATCGATGACTGGGATGCCATGGCGTCCCGGTTGCGGCACGAGCATCGCGCGCTGATCGCCGCGATCGATTCGGGAGATGCGGATGCCGCGCGCACCCTCGTCCACGACCACATCACCGGCTACTACACCGCGGCCGGTCTGACTCCCACTCATCCGACACACTGA
- a CDS encoding alpha-hydroxy acid oxidase: MVTRQVPKPSELLELMKFKKPELDGRKRRLDAALTIDDLRTIAKRRTPKAAFDYTDGAAEGELSLTRARQAFRDVEFHPGILKPAPDVDTSVDILGGPSALPFGIAPTGFTRLMQTEGEEAGAGAAAAAGIPFTLSTLGTTSIEGVKAANPDGRNWFQLYVMRDREISYELTRRAAAAGFDTLQFTVDTPVAGARLRDKRNGFSIPPQLTLGTIINAIPRPWWWWDFLTTPKLEFASLSTTGGTVGELLDAAMDPTISYDDLAVIRDLWPGKLVIKGVQNVEDSVKLRDAGVDGIVLSNHGGRQLDRAPIPFHLLPKVRKEVGDDFTVMVDTGIMNGADIVAAVALGADFTLIGRAYLYGLMAGGRQGVDRTIAILRTEIERTMRLLGVASLAELEPGHVTQLTRLVPVGGAATQAAVSAR; encoded by the coding sequence ATGGTCACCCGCCAGGTTCCCAAGCCTTCAGAGCTGCTCGAGCTCATGAAGTTCAAGAAGCCCGAGCTCGACGGACGCAAGCGCCGCCTCGACGCGGCCCTCACGATCGACGATCTGCGCACGATCGCGAAGCGTCGCACGCCCAAGGCCGCGTTCGACTACACCGACGGCGCCGCCGAAGGAGAGCTGTCGCTGACGCGCGCCCGTCAGGCGTTCCGGGATGTGGAGTTCCACCCCGGCATCCTGAAGCCCGCTCCCGACGTCGACACGTCGGTCGACATCCTCGGCGGACCCAGCGCGCTGCCATTCGGCATCGCACCGACCGGCTTCACCCGCCTGATGCAGACCGAAGGCGAGGAGGCAGGTGCCGGTGCGGCAGCAGCCGCCGGCATCCCGTTCACGCTCTCCACCCTGGGCACCACTTCGATCGAGGGAGTGAAGGCTGCGAACCCGGACGGACGCAATTGGTTCCAGCTGTACGTCATGCGCGACAGGGAGATCTCCTACGAACTCACCCGCCGTGCGGCCGCCGCTGGCTTCGACACGTTGCAGTTCACCGTCGACACCCCGGTCGCCGGCGCCCGCCTGCGCGACAAGCGCAACGGGTTCTCTATCCCGCCGCAGCTGACACTCGGAACGATCATCAACGCGATCCCCCGCCCGTGGTGGTGGTGGGACTTCCTGACCACGCCGAAGCTCGAGTTCGCATCGCTCAGCACGACCGGCGGCACCGTCGGCGAACTGCTGGACGCCGCGATGGACCCGACGATCAGCTACGACGATCTCGCGGTCATCAGAGACCTCTGGCCGGGCAAGCTCGTCATCAAGGGCGTGCAGAACGTCGAGGACTCTGTGAAGCTGCGTGACGCCGGCGTCGACGGCATCGTGCTGTCGAACCACGGCGGGCGTCAGCTCGACAGGGCACCGATCCCGTTCCATCTGCTGCCGAAGGTGCGCAAGGAGGTCGGCGACGATTTCACCGTCATGGTCGACACCGGCATCATGAACGGCGCTGACATCGTCGCGGCCGTCGCCCTCGGCGCGGACTTCACACTCATCGGGCGCGCCTATCTGTACGGGCTGATGGCCGGCGGGAGGCAAGGCGTCGACCGCACGATAGCGATCCTGCGCACCGAGATCGAGCGCACCATGCGTCTGCTCGGCGTCGCATCACTCGCCGAGCTCGAGCCCGGTCATGTGACCCAGCTCACCCGTCTCGTGCCAGTGGGCGGCGCGGCGACGCAGGCGGCGGTCTCAGCCCGCTGA